From the Homo sapiens chromosome 1, GRCh38.p14 Primary Assembly genome, one window contains:
- the KCNA3 gene encoding potassium voltage-gated channel subfamily A member 3, with amino-acid sequence MDERLSLLRSPPPPSARHRAHPPQRPASSGGAHTLVNHGYAEPAAGRELPPDMTVVPGDHLLEPEVADGGGAPPQGGCGGGGCDRYEPLPPSLPAAGEQDCCGERVVINISGLRFETQLKTLCQFPETLLGDPKRRMRYFDPLRNEYFFDRNRPSFDAILYYYQSGGRIRRPVNVPIDIFSEEIRFYQLGEEAMEKFREDEGFLREEERPLPRRDFQRQVWLLFEYPESSGPARGIAIVSVLVILISIVIFCLETLPEFRDEKDYPASTSQDSFEAAGNSTSGSRAGASSFSDPFFVVETLCIIWFSFELLVRFFACPSKATFSRNIMNLIDIVAIIPYFITLGTELAERQGNGQQAMSLAILRVIRLVRVFRIFKLSRHSKGLQILGQTLKASMRELGLLIFFLFIGVILFSSAVYFAEADDPTSGFSSIPDAFWWAVVTMTTVGYGDMHPVTIGGKIVGSLCAIAGVLTIALPVPVIVSNFNYFYHRETEGEEQSQYMHVGSCQHLSSSAEELRKARSNSTLSKSEYMVIEEGGMNHSAFPQTPFKTGNSTATCTTNNNPNSCVNIKKIFTDV; translated from the coding sequence ATGGACGAGCGCCTCAGCCTTCTGCGCTCGCCGCCGCCGCCCTcagcccgccaccgcgcccaccctCCTCAGCGCCCAGCGAGCAGCGGCGGTGCCCACACGCTGGTGAACCACGGCTACGCGGAGCCCGCCGCAGGCCGCGAGCTGCCGCCCGACATGACCGTGGTGCCCGGGGACCACCTGCTGGAGCCGGAGGTGGCCGATGGTGGAGGGGCCCCGCCTCAAGGCGGCTGTGGCGGCGGCGGCTGCGACCGCTACGAGCCGCTGCCGCCCTCACTGCCGGCCGCGGGCGAGCAGGACTGCTGCGGGGAGCGCGTGGTCATCAACATCTCCGGGCTGCGCTTCGAGACGCAGCTGAAGACCCTTTGCCAGTTCCCCGAGACGCTGCTGGGCGACCCCAAGCGGCGCATGAGGTACTTCGACCCGCTCCGCAACGAGTACTTCTTCGACCGCAACCGGCCCAGCTTCGACGCCATCCTCTACTACTATCAGTCCGGGGGCCGCATCCGCCGGCCGGTCAACGTGCCCATCGACATTTTCTCCGAGGAGATCCGCTTCTACCAGCTGGGCGAGGAGGCCATGGAGAAGTTCCGCGAGGACGAGGGCTTCCTGCGGGAGGAGGAGCGGCCCTTGCCCCGCCGCGACTTCCAGCGCCAGGTGTGGCTGCTCTTCGAGTACCCCGAGAGCTCCGGGCCGGCCCGGGGCATCGCCATCGTGTCCGTGCTGGTCATCCTCATCTCCATTGTCATCTTCTGCCTGGAGACGCTGCCGGAGTTCCGCGACGAGAAGGACTACCCCGCCTCGACGTCGCAGGACTCATTCGAAGCAGCCGGCAACAGCACGTCGGGGTCCCGCGCAGGAGCCTCCAGCTTCTCCGATCCCTTCTTCGTGGTGGAGACGCTGTGCATCATCTGGTTCTCCTTCGAACTGCTGGTGCGGTTCTTCGCTTGTCCTAGCAAAGCCACCTTCTCGCGAAACATCATGAACCTGATCGACATTGTGGCCATCATTCCTTATTTTATCACTCTGGGTACCGAGCTGGCCGAACGACAGGGCAATGGACAGCAGGCCATGTCTCTGGCCATCCTGAGGGTCATCCGCCTGGTAAGGGTCTTCCGCATCTTCAAGCTGTCGCGCCACTCCAAGGGGCTGCAGATCCTCGGGCAAACGCTGAAGGCGTCCATGCGGGAGCTGGGATTGctcatcttcttcctctttattGGGGTCATCCTTTTCTCCAGCGCGGTCTACTTTGCCGAGGCAGACGACCCCACTTCAGGTTTCAGCAGCATCCCGGATGCCTTCTGGTGGGCAGTGGTAACCATGACAACAGTGGGTTACGGCGATATGCACCCAGTGACCATAGGGGGCAAGATTGTGGGATCTCTCTGTGCCATCGCCGGTGTCTTGACCATCGCATTGCCAGTTCCCGTGATTGTTTCCAACTTCAATTACTTCTACCACCGGGAGACAGAAGGGGAAGAGCAATCCCAGTACATGCACGTGGGAAGTTGCCAGCACCTCTCCTCTTCAGCCGAGGAGCTCCGAAAAGCAAGGAGTAACTCGACTCTGAGTAAGTCGGAGTATATGGTGATCGAAGAGGGGGGTATGAACCATAGCGCTTTCCCCCAGACCCCTTTCAAAACGGGCAATTCCACTGCCACCTGCACCACGAACAATAATCCCAACTCTTGTGTCAACATCAAAAAGATATTCACCGATGTTTAA